TGACAGCTATGCTTGTGGCAGCTATTCTTATGCTGAGCGCAGGCATGGTGTTCGCTAAAACCCTCAAAGTCGGTACCATGGGACCGTTGACCGGACCCTACGCCGCTGACGGCAATGACATCAAAAACGGCGTACTCACCGCAGTGGAAGTTGTTAAAGCGAACGGCGGAATCCCCGGTTTTGATGAAATCGAGGTCCTGCCGCAGGATACCGCATGCGAACCCCGTCAGGCTGTTGCTACCGCAAACAAACTGATCAACGAAGAAGCAAACGCTGTTGTCGGCTCCTACTGCTCCAGCGCAACTTTGCCCGCATCTGAAGTTCTTGATGAAGAATCCATCATCATGATCACCCCGGCCTCCACCAACGAAAAAGTTACCTCCCGCGGTCTGCCCTACATGTTCCGCATGTGCGGTCGTGATGACGATCAGGGGGCTATCGCATTGAAATTTATGCAGGATAAACTTGGTGCCAAGTCCGTATACATCGTTGACGATAAGACCGCATATTCTCAGGGGCTTGCCGACGGCGTTGAAAAGATGTGCAAGGCAGCTGGAATCAAGGTTCTCGGTCACGAGCACGTCAACCAGGGCGATAAAGACTTTTCCGCCATTCTGACCAAAGTCAAGAATACCAACCCTGATGTGTTCTACATGTCCATGCAGAACTCCGCCACCGGCGCGCTGATGCTTATTCAGGCCAAGCGTATGGGAATCAAGGCTGCCCGTCTGGCACAGGACGCAGTTTACCATCCCCAGCTTATTGAAATCGCAAAAGACGCTGCTGAAGATGTTTACCTGACCTTCGGTTACATTGATAACGAAGCTCCCGCATACAAAGAATTCTACGCCAAGTACCAGCCCAAGCACGGTGAGCCCGGCGCATACTCCGGTTATGCTTACGACTCCGCCATGGCCTATTTCAAGGCCCTCAAGGCTGCCGGTTCCACTGATCCTGAAAAGGTCAAAGCGGAACTCATGAAGCTGGACTACGATGGTGCCACCAAGCACATCAAGTTCAAGCCCAACGGAGACTCCGGCTCCAACTATATTATCCGTAAGGTTGATGGCGGCAAGTTCATCAACTACTGGAACCCTGCAACCGGCAAGCTTTACTAGAAGCCTATAAATGTCGGCCCCTGCCCGTAACGGGCGGGGGCCTTTACGAACAGCCCCCGGGAATCCATGGAATATTTTTTTCAACAACTCATCAACGGTATCACCCTCGGCAGTGTCTACGCACTGATCGCGCTGGGTTATACCATGGTGTACGGCATCATCCAGCTTATCAACTTCGCCCACGGGGAGTTTTTTGCTGCTGGCGGCTATGTCGGTGTTATCTTCATGAGCTATCTGCTGTCGCAGGGTGCTCCGGCATGGGTCTGCCTGTCCGGTTCACTTATTCTGGCTATGGCCTACTGCGCTATGCTGGCCATGGCCGTGGAGAAAGTGGCTTATAAGCCCCTGCGTAACTCCTCGAGACTGTCTGTGTTGCTTTCCGCGCTCGGTATGTCCATCTTTCTGCAGAACGGACTCATGCTCACTCAGGGCGTTTATGACCGCGCCTACCCCACAGAACTGACTCAGGGCGGCTTTGAGTTCGGAACAGTAATGCTTTCCTACATGCAGCTGTTCATCGTCAGCCTGACCGCTTTTCTGCTGGTGGCCCTCAATTTTCTGGTTTTCAAGACCCGCATCGGTAAGGCCATGCGTTCCACTGCTCAGGACAAGATTATGTCCGCGCTGGTGGGTATCAATTCCAACCGTATCATCAGCCTGACCTTTGCCATCGGTGCCGGACTGGCTGCTGCGGCGGGTATCATGGTTGGCCTTTATTACGGATCCGTGCGTTACGATATGGGTTTTGTGCCGGGCATCAAGGCTTTTGCCGCCGCTGTACTGGGCGGAATCGGCAATATTACCGGGGCAATGATCGGCGGATTCATCATCGGCATGGTCGAAATTTTTGCCGCAGGTTATATTTCCGGTGAATATAAGGATGTCTTCGCATTCCTGATCCTTATCGGGGTGCTTTATTTCAGACCTTCAGGAATCATGGGAGAGAACGTTGACGATACCAGAGTTTAAAAAGCACTGGACTTCTTTAGGCGTTGGGATGATCTGGCTGTTCGTCCTGCTCTGGCCCCTGCTCGGGATCAAGCCTGAAGGATTGGAAGTGGCAACCACCTTTTCGGTCTGGTGGAAGATTGCAGCGGGCTGCTCTTTTCTTCTTGTCCTAAGACAGCTGAACAGCATTGGTGCTTTTAACTTTTTCACTAAACCGATGGGGGCCGCAGCCGGAGGGGTGCAGAAGGCAGCATCAAGCGTTCCTTTTGCTCTCTGGGCTTTTGCCATACTTGCTTTTGCCTGTGCTTATCCGCATCTTTTCGGTCGCTATGCGCAGGACGTGGCCATCAACTGCATGATTTACATCTGCCTCGGCCTCGGTTTGAATATTGTTGTCGGCCTCGCAGGCATGCTCGATCTCGGCTACATCGCTTTTTACGGTCTGGGCGCATACACCTATGCCTTGCTTTCGGTTTCCTACAAGCTTGCTTTCTGGATCTGCCTGCCCATCAGTGCGGCAGTGGCCGGACTGGGAGCCTGCATCATCGGTTACTGCTCCATGCGTATGCGCGGTGACTATCTGGCTATTGTAACGCTGGGCTTTGCGGAAATCGTGCGTATGGTCTTCAATAACTGGATGAGCCTGACCAACGGTCCCAACGGGATCACCGGGATTAAGGCTCCGGGAATTTACTGGCCTGATTTTGCCAATGGATTCACCCTTGAGCACCTCTGGTTGAAAAAGCTTTCCCTGATCTACTACGTGATTCTCGCCTTGGTGGTCTTCACCATCATCGCGGTCTACCGTTTGAACCATTCCCGTATCGGGCGCGCATGGGAAGCCATTCGTGAGGACGAAACTGCCGCCGAGGTTATGGGAATCCCGACTTTTTATATGAAGCTGCTGGCTTATTGTTCCGGTGCCTGCTTCGGCGGTATGGCCGGTGCTTTCTATGCGGCCCGCATGCGTTTTGTCAGCCCGGAATCATTCACCTTCCTTGAATCGGCAATGGTTCTTTCCATGGTTGTTCTCGGCGGTATGGGCTCAATTCCCGGGGTTATCCTCGGCGCATTGGCCCTTATTGCCCTGCCGGAGATTTTCAGGGATTTTGAACTCTACCGCATGCTGGTTTTCGGTGGCGTAATGACCCTGATGATGCTCTTCAGGCCGCAGGGGCTGCTGCCTCCCAAACGCACTATGAAGGCGGAAAAGGATTAAGCCATGTCAGAACCTATTTTAGAACTTCGTGATATCCATGCAGGATATGGCAGCATCAAGGCCCTTAAAGGAATCAGTATCAAGGTCATGGAAGGGGAGATTGTTTCCATCATCGGTGCCAACGGTGCCGGGAAATCCACAACCCTGATGACCATCTGCAACATCGTTCAGGCCACTGCCGGAGAGATTTATTACAAGGGCGAATGCATCAATAAAGTTGCATCCGACCGTCTGCCCGCCATGGGACTTTGTCAGGTTCCTGAGGGAAGGCGTATTTTTCCCCGGCTGACCATTGAGGAAAACCTCGACATGGGTGCCTTCTTTCGCAGTGATACCGAGATTGCTGACGACATGGAACGGGTCTTTGCCATGTTCCCAATCCTGCGTGAAAGACGCAGACAGGCCGGCGGAACCCTTTCCGGCGGAGAGCAGCAGATGCTGGCCATCGGACGTGCGCTCATGAGTCGTCCCAAGGTGCTCCTTTTGGATGAACCTTCTCTTGGTCTCGCCCCGCTTATCGTTAAGCAGATTTTTGATATTATCAATGAAATTAACAAGCTGGGCACGACGATTATTCTGGTTGAGCAGAATGCAAAAGTCGCTTTGAGCATGGCTCATCGCGGTTATGTTCTGGAAACCGGAAATGTAGTTATGGAAGATGAAGCTTCCAAGCTGCTTAACAACCCGGATATTCAGAAGGCTTATCTCGGCGAATAGCACACATAGGATCAATTGTTGGAAATCCCCTGAAAGTCATGTTTCAGGGGATTTTTTACGTTGTATGGCATGTAACGATTTATCGAAACTGTTTAGACAGCTTTGCATGGATATGTTATAGCTAAGTACCTGTTGTTGCCCGGTGATAATTGAATTGTATGAAGAGCAAGGTAAAGACGTTGTTAAGTATTAAATCCGCCATATTTATAATAATTCAGCTTTTGTTTCTGTTGTCTTCTCCAGTGGATGGGTTGGCGGAAAGGAGAAGCGTTTCCCTCGCAACAGGAGAATGGCCACCGTATGTTTCTGAATACCTGGTTGATAACGGGATGGCGGCTGAACTGGTTGCCGAGGTGTTCAAAGAAGTCGGGATTGAGGTGAGCAATACATTTTATCCTTGGACCAGAGCTTTGCTTTCAGTGGAGAAGGGCGGGTGCGCTGGCAGCTACCCCTGGCGCAAAGAGGTGGACCGGGAAGAATTCGGATTGTTTTCTGATGAATTGTTTTCAACAGAATTTATGTTCTTTTATTATAAAAATAAATTCCAAGACAATGAATCGCTTAACGCCGAGAAAGTTTATCCTTACATAGTAGGAGTGCCTTTGGGCTACGCGCAGCTTGAGGATTTAAAAAAGCGCGGCTATCGTTGCAAAGTGATTACGAATAGTGCCAATGGGATTTTGATGCTTCTCAAAGGGCATATTGATTTTTTGGCTGAAGCCGAAGCTGTCGGAGACTTTTTGATTAGGCAATTGTTGATGGGCCGTGAAGATGAATTTGGTAAAATCAATGCCGGATTGTCCCCAAAACCGATGCGTCTGATTATTTCTAAACATGATCCTGATGCAGAGATGTTGCTGGAGAAGTTTAATAAAGGGCTGAAGAAGATTAAAGCCAGCGGCAAATATTCCATGATAATGGAAAAGCACGAAGCAATGTATTGATTCATTTGTATGCAAAAGTCCTGATCCTGCTGCAATTAAAAGCTTGCCCAAAAGATACACTTTATGATTAAGTTGTTTCCAAAATAAAAGCGGTAATTCCCCGAAAGTTCTGGAGGCAGATTATGGCTAAGAAAGTAGTAATTGATCAGGATGAGTGTATTGGTTGCGAAACCTGTGTGGAGCTTTGTCCGGAAGTCTTTGCCCTTGATTCCGAAGGTGAGAAGGCGGAAGTGATCAAAGAGGATGCTGTTGATCTCGACTGTGTGGAGGAAGCAATTGATTCCTGCCCGGTGGAGTGTATTGTTATTGAATAGATGTGTTTCCAAATATGGACTGTATGTTAAGACGCCTTTACGGGCGTCTTTTTTTTGAGAGTAAGCAAAGAAATTGTTTTTTTGTTACATAGACAAAAAAAGCTTATTGTGGTTAATATGTATTGAGTTTTTGTATATGTCAGCAGTTTCTAAAAAGGGGTGTTTACTGTGAAGATTAGAACAAGAATGATTATGGCTATTGTGCTGCCCATGATAATTTCTGTTGCAGTGGTGATGTTTACCGTTTCAGTGCAGTTCGACAGTACTGCCGAAGAGTCATACCGTAAAACGGCCAGTCAAGAACTCAAGCTCATCAACAGTTACATAACTGAAATTTTGAATAAGGCTGAAAATGTCAGCAGATTCGTGGCCGGACTGGATGAAACAAAGACGGCCATGGGTAAATGGACAAAATATTTTGAGCTGGACAGAACCACAAAGCCTGCCGAGCTGGCAACTGATCAAAGTGAAATTATGGTTAACCGTCTTGCCAATGATTTAATGAAAGCTAATCCGGCTTTTGCCTACGTCTATATGGGTTTTGAAGACGGCGGATATACGCAGGACGGAACAGAGGCTATGACAAATGATTATGATCCGCGCAAACGTCCCTGGTATAAAGAGGGGAAAAATTCACCTACCGAATCCACTCTCCTTTCCGCATATATAACCACTCAGGGAATTCCCAATATCGGATACGTAACAAAGATTAAGGACAGTCGCGGGAGCTTTATCGGGGTTTCCGCTGTTGATATCTCTCTTGGTGGTCTGACCAAAATCATCAACAATCTTAAGATCGGCGAAACCGGTTTTGTTGTTCTGGTACAGGGAGACGGAACAATTCTGGCTGACCCCAAAACTCCGAAGAATAATTTTAAGAAAATTGATGAAATTGATAATCCGGCCTTGAAAGTTGCTTACAATTCCAAGGAGGATTGGCTGGGCGATCTTGAGTTTCAGGGAATGAAATTTTCGGCAGAAGTCTATCGTTCCAAAGAGACCGGCTGGACCATGATCGCTTTTATTCCCCATGCCGAAATTTATGCTGCATCCAAGGAAGCCAACCTGACTATGTTGCTTATTGCCGTAGTTGCAGCTCTGGTTTTCGGGGCCCTTGGTGCGGTGCTGGTTAACAGCAGGCTGGTACGGCCTATACACGCCATGGGCGAGTTCGCCAGACAAATTGCCGCAGGTAACTACAAAGCAGAGCCGGAAGATGTTTCATACCGGGCCGAATTGAAGGAGCTTTTGAATAACCTGCAAGCCATGACCGGAGAGCTGGTGAAGACAATTTCCCTTGCTGACGAAAAGACCCGCGAGGCGGAAGACAAGACTGTGCAGGCCGAAAGGGCTCTTGCAGAGGCCGAAGAAGCTACCCGCCGGGCCGAGAGCGCCAAGCGCGAGGGTATGATGCAGGCCGCCGGGCAGCTGGAGGAGATCGTGGAACGTATTTCATCCTCATCCACCCAGCTTTCCGCCAATATTGAGGAATCAAGGAGCGGTTCGGGAATGCAGCGCGAACGGGCAGCTGAAAATGCTACAGCCATGGAAGAGATGAATGCCACCGTTCTTGAAGTGGCAGCCAATGCTTCCAGAAGTTCGGAAGAAGCCGAGCGGGCCAAGAGTGAAGCCGGGCGTGGTTCGGAGATTGTGGATAAGGTTGTGACCGCTGTGGGTAACCTTAAAAACGAATCTGAAAAGCTGGGTAATGAAATGGGCCAGTTGGGCGAAAAGGCTGAATCCATCAGCAGTGTCATGAGCGTGATCACCGATATCGCGGACCAGACCAACCTGCTGGCTTTGAATGCGGCCATTGAAGCGGCTAGGGCCGGGGAAGCAGGACGCGGATTCGCAGTTGTTGCCGATGAAGTCCGCAAGCTTGCCGAGAAGACCGTGAGTGCTACTTCCGAAGTTGGCGGTGCTATCGGCTCTATTCAGCAGTCATCACGGAATTCTATCAATACCATGGCCGAGACTGCGGAAATGGTTGATTCCACCACCGTTCTGGTTAATGAGGCCGGGGAAGCACTGACCTCCATCCTTGATATCATTGAACTGGTAGCGGAGCAGGTTCGTTCTATCGCTACAGCTGCGGAAGAGCAGAGTGCCGCTTCCGAAGAGATCAATATGTCCACCTCGGAAATCAACCGTATTGCGGATGAAAACTTTAACGCCATGGAACAGTCGGCAGATGCCATGGCCAATCTTGCCGAGCTTTCCAATATGCTCAACAACCTGATTGATGATTTAAAGAACTCGTAAGAGCAGGAAAATATTAATTCAGCAGGCCGGGATGAAGATTAATTCATCCCGGCCTTTTTGTGACCGACGGATTACAGACAGTTGACCTTTTCCCTTCCGGCTGGCAAGTGGAGCAGTTACACGTATTCTTCCTGAATTATGGACGAACCCGCAAAGGGTATTTATTTTGCTAGTCCCGATAACAGGATGGAATTGCGTTCAGCACAGCAATCCTGCAGGTTTCCGCCATTATGTCGGGCTTGCCAAGACGCGGATTAGTGCATAAATATGAAGTACGAAAAATGAATAAAAACCCGTCGCAAACAGACGGGAAGGTGAATAGAATATATGAAAACTTCTATGGGTCTGATGTCTTTTCGGGCATTATTTCGTGCAGTTGCCCTGGTCATGGTCGCCATGGTTCCTATGCTTTTCATGGCAGCGGATGCGGAGTGTTCTTTTGGCGAAAAGAAGAAAGATAAAAAAGTATCCCTTCCGAAAGATGTTGATGCCGGACTGAATTACCTTTTTACTTTTCTGGCCGGGAAGGATTCCAGCTTTGACGGTTCAAAGATCAAGGCTCTTATCAAGTATGTAGATGATACTCCGGAAACGGATAAGATCATTAAGCTGCCCAAGCGGGATTCCTCCAATGGCGCAGCCATGCGTTTGCAGGTAAATGCCGGGCTGAAGCGTATTCTTGAATATACCTACAACCCTGAAATTCCCAACTATGCCCTTTATCCTTCGGTAATCCGGGTCAGCGGCTGGCATGCGGACAGCCAGTTTGCCATTGAAAAGGCTCAGCCGTGGAAATATCTTGATGATTGCGATACCCCCAGGGTCTGGCGGGGCAAGGAATTTGAAGTCAACACTCCCGACTCTTTCGGTGGAGGGTACTACCGTTACGATCTCAATCGTCTGCTGGTGCTGCTCAAATATGAAGGTCGCGATGTATTCCTTTCCGTGTCCAAGCAGATGGATAAGTCCAGCGTGGGTATGAAGGGACTGGTGGTGGATGATAATCAGTGGAACTATTTTTACAGCGGCATCCCCGGACTGACTTCCGGCGGCATGGGCTGGATGGATACCTTCATGTACGATTCAATGGCCGTGAACCTGTTCATTCAGGATAAGAATAATCCCGCTGAGACCGTGAGTTATCTTTTCAAGTGGCTTAGTGCCGGATGGGCCGGGCTGAACGTGGTTCGCCCCAAGCATATTTTTGAAGGCAGCCAGCGTTTCGGACGCGCCTTTTCCGACCTGATGGAATCCAACGGACTGCCCACTCCTAAGGCTTTTGCTGAAAAGGTCCGTGAAATCGAAGCCATGTCCGATCAGGACATTGATCATTATATTTCCGAGTACTCAAAGCAGATCGAGCACATTGCCGCCGAGCATCCGGTCCTGTCCGACAAATTCCCGGAAGTGTACGAGAACGGCAGGTATGCCGACAAGTTCACCCGCGAGGAGCGCATCGGCGTTCTGGTCAAGGAATATGTCAAGCAGGCCATGGGCAAGCAGTGCCTGATCTATGAGAAGGTCGTATCCAACTAGCAGCGAGGTATCCATGCTCTATTCTGAAAGCGAAGCCAAATTTAAATACTGTCCCTACCTTATGACCAGTGATGACAAGATGAAGTTTTGTCAGGGAACCATGTGTATGATGTGGCGTTACGCAGATGAAGATAAAGGTTATTGCGGGCTGGCCGGAAAGCCCGAAGAAAAGAAATAGTCCTCCACGATGATCAATTCATAATATGGCCAAGCCTTTTGTATTCAAGCTTGAAAAGGTTCTGGAGTTCAGGGAACAGGCGGAAGAGCAGGCCAAGCTTGCTCTTGCGGAAGCCCTGCGCCTGCATCAGGAGGCCAAGAAAAAACTCTGGGCTGTTGAAGAATTGGTCGTCGCCCACCGCAAGACCAGATCCGAAAACCGTACTGCAGACGAAGTCTGGCTTTGGCAGCAGTATGATATGGCCCTGCAGGAGGATCTTGTTGCTGCTCAGAACCGCCTCAAACAGTTGGCCCTTAATTTGCAAAAGTGTCGTGCAGAAGCTGTGAAAAAGTCAAAAGATCGTAAACTGCTCGAAAAGCTAAAAGAGAATCAGGCGAAGAAATATCATGAAGAAGAAAGTCTCAAAGAACAAAAAGAGTACGACGAAATGGCAACAATTCGCTTCAAACCTGAAAATTTCTAAAATACTCTTTTGCCTGATTTTTCTGGCACTTTTTAAACTTTCCCTCATCGGGTCCATCGGTTTCGATCTGACTGGTCATCATGATGAAGTTAAAGAGGTTGTGGAAGCGGTGGTGGAAAGCGGCAATGTTGTACGCAACGCCGTCACTCCCCCTGAAGCAGTCGCTGCTGAAGCCCAGGCCAAAGATAAAGCCAAAGAAGCTCCCAAAAAAGCTGCCAAGCCTTCCAATATGCCCGAAGCGGACTGGAAAGCCCTTAAGGCCAAGGAAGATGAACTGGCCCGCAAGGAACGCTCACTGCGCACACTTGAGCAGAGTCTGGACAAGAAGCTGGCCGAATTGAATGATCTTGAAAAGCGTCTCAAGAAGATGATCGCCGATGCCGATGTGCTCAAGGACAA
This sequence is a window from Desulfovibrio sp. JC010. Protein-coding genes within it:
- a CDS encoding branched-chain amino acid ABC transporter permease; protein product: MEYFFQQLINGITLGSVYALIALGYTMVYGIIQLINFAHGEFFAAGGYVGVIFMSYLLSQGAPAWVCLSGSLILAMAYCAMLAMAVEKVAYKPLRNSSRLSVLLSALGMSIFLQNGLMLTQGVYDRAYPTELTQGGFEFGTVMLSYMQLFIVSLTAFLLVALNFLVFKTRIGKAMRSTAQDKIMSALVGINSNRIISLTFAIGAGLAAAAGIMVGLYYGSVRYDMGFVPGIKAFAAAVLGGIGNITGAMIGGFIIGMVEIFAAGYISGEYKDVFAFLILIGVLYFRPSGIMGENVDDTRV
- a CDS encoding ferredoxin codes for the protein MAKKVVIDQDECIGCETCVELCPEVFALDSEGEKAEVIKEDAVDLDCVEEAIDSCPVECIVIE
- the fliJ gene encoding flagellar export protein FliJ; this encodes MAKPFVFKLEKVLEFREQAEEQAKLALAEALRLHQEAKKKLWAVEELVVAHRKTRSENRTADEVWLWQQYDMALQEDLVAAQNRLKQLALNLQKCRAEAVKKSKDRKLLEKLKENQAKKYHEEESLKEQKEYDEMATIRFKPENF
- a CDS encoding branched-chain amino acid ABC transporter permease, with the translated sequence MIWLFVLLWPLLGIKPEGLEVATTFSVWWKIAAGCSFLLVLRQLNSIGAFNFFTKPMGAAAGGVQKAASSVPFALWAFAILAFACAYPHLFGRYAQDVAINCMIYICLGLGLNIVVGLAGMLDLGYIAFYGLGAYTYALLSVSYKLAFWICLPISAAVAGLGACIIGYCSMRMRGDYLAIVTLGFAEIVRMVFNNWMSLTNGPNGITGIKAPGIYWPDFANGFTLEHLWLKKLSLIYYVILALVVFTIIAVYRLNHSRIGRAWEAIREDETAAEVMGIPTFYMKLLAYCSGACFGGMAGAFYAARMRFVSPESFTFLESAMVLSMVVLGGMGSIPGVILGALALIALPEIFRDFELYRMLVFGGVMTLMMLFRPQGLLPPKRTMKAEKD
- a CDS encoding ABC transporter substrate-binding protein, with product MKSKVKTLLSIKSAIFIIIQLLFLLSSPVDGLAERRSVSLATGEWPPYVSEYLVDNGMAAELVAEVFKEVGIEVSNTFYPWTRALLSVEKGGCAGSYPWRKEVDREEFGLFSDELFSTEFMFFYYKNKFQDNESLNAEKVYPYIVGVPLGYAQLEDLKKRGYRCKVITNSANGILMLLKGHIDFLAEAEAVGDFLIRQLLMGREDEFGKINAGLSPKPMRLIISKHDPDAEMLLEKFNKGLKKIKASGKYSMIMEKHEAMY
- a CDS encoding methyl-accepting chemotaxis protein — its product is MKIRTRMIMAIVLPMIISVAVVMFTVSVQFDSTAEESYRKTASQELKLINSYITEILNKAENVSRFVAGLDETKTAMGKWTKYFELDRTTKPAELATDQSEIMVNRLANDLMKANPAFAYVYMGFEDGGYTQDGTEAMTNDYDPRKRPWYKEGKNSPTESTLLSAYITTQGIPNIGYVTKIKDSRGSFIGVSAVDISLGGLTKIINNLKIGETGFVVLVQGDGTILADPKTPKNNFKKIDEIDNPALKVAYNSKEDWLGDLEFQGMKFSAEVYRSKETGWTMIAFIPHAEIYAASKEANLTMLLIAVVAALVFGALGAVLVNSRLVRPIHAMGEFARQIAAGNYKAEPEDVSYRAELKELLNNLQAMTGELVKTISLADEKTREAEDKTVQAERALAEAEEATRRAESAKREGMMQAAGQLEEIVERISSSSTQLSANIEESRSGSGMQRERAAENATAMEEMNATVLEVAANASRSSEEAERAKSEAGRGSEIVDKVVTAVGNLKNESEKLGNEMGQLGEKAESISSVMSVITDIADQTNLLALNAAIEAARAGEAGRGFAVVADEVRKLAEKTVSATSEVGGAIGSIQQSSRNSINTMAETAEMVDSTTVLVNEAGEALTSILDIIELVAEQVRSIATAAEEQSAASEEINMSTSEINRIADENFNAMEQSADAMANLAELSNMLNNLIDDLKNS
- a CDS encoding ABC transporter ATP-binding protein, whose product is MSEPILELRDIHAGYGSIKALKGISIKVMEGEIVSIIGANGAGKSTTLMTICNIVQATAGEIYYKGECINKVASDRLPAMGLCQVPEGRRIFPRLTIEENLDMGAFFRSDTEIADDMERVFAMFPILRERRRQAGGTLSGGEQQMLAIGRALMSRPKVLLLDEPSLGLAPLIVKQIFDIINEINKLGTTIILVEQNAKVALSMAHRGYVLETGNVVMEDEASKLLNNPDIQKAYLGE
- a CDS encoding MotE family protein produces the protein MKKKVSKNKKSTTKWQQFASNLKISKILFCLIFLALFKLSLIGSIGFDLTGHHDEVKEVVEAVVESGNVVRNAVTPPEAVAAEAQAKDKAKEAPKKAAKPSNMPEADWKALKAKEDELARKERSLRTLEQSLDKKLAELNDLEKRLKKMIADADVLKDKKIKHLVGVYTAMKAKQAAQVIESLDTDLAVKILSGMRGRSAGAILGFVTPKKAAKLSEELTKLQTPLEE
- a CDS encoding branched-chain amino acid ABC transporter substrate-binding protein; this translates as MKRSIMTAMLVAAILMLSAGMVFAKTLKVGTMGPLTGPYAADGNDIKNGVLTAVEVVKANGGIPGFDEIEVLPQDTACEPRQAVATANKLINEEANAVVGSYCSSATLPASEVLDEESIIMITPASTNEKVTSRGLPYMFRMCGRDDDQGAIALKFMQDKLGAKSVYIVDDKTAYSQGLADGVEKMCKAAGIKVLGHEHVNQGDKDFSAILTKVKNTNPDVFYMSMQNSATGALMLIQAKRMGIKAARLAQDAVYHPQLIEIAKDAAEDVYLTFGYIDNEAPAYKEFYAKYQPKHGEPGAYSGYAYDSAMAYFKALKAAGSTDPEKVKAELMKLDYDGATKHIKFKPNGDSGSNYIIRKVDGGKFINYWNPATGKLY